GCTGAACGGCTTCGTGATGTAGTCGTCGGCGCCCACGTCGAAGCCCAGCTTCTGATCCACATTCCGCCCCTTGGCGGAGAGGAGAATAACCGGGATGTGCCGGGTCTCGGGGCTCGACTTGATGGCCTTGCAGACTTCGTATCCGTCGAGCTTCGGCATCATGATGTCGAGCACGATCAGGTCGGGCTTCTCGGTCTTGAGCTTCTCCAACGCCTGCTCGCCGTCCAGCGCCGTGATCACCTCGTAGCCCTCCATGCCCAGACTGAAGTCCAGGATGTGGACAATGTAGATCTCATCGTCGACCACGAGGATTCTTCCCTTCGACATCCGAGTCACCTCCCCAATTGCGTCATCAAGGGTTGTATCGGCCGCTCATGCTGCTTCT
Above is a genomic segment from Candidatus Eisenbacteria bacterium containing:
- a CDS encoding response regulator, whose translation is MSKGRILVVDDEIYIVHILDFSLGMEGYEVITALDGEQALEKLKTEKPDLIVLDIMMPKLDGYEVCKAIKSSPETRHIPVILLSAKGRNVDQKLGFDVGADDYITKPFSPRKLVERINQLLGQTVTERQTPSS